Part of the Methylorubrum populi genome is shown below.
CGGCGTAGGTGGTGATGAAGCCGCCGAGCGGCGGCCCGAGGATCGGGCCGATCAGCGCGGGAATCGTGAGGTAGGCCAGGGCCCCGACGAGTTCGGATTTCGGCACAGAGCGCAGGATCACGAGGCGGCCGACCGGCACCATCATCGCTCCCCCGATCCCCTGCACGAAGCGGGCGGCGACGAAGCCGGCGAGCGAATTCGCGGCGGCGCAGGCCAGCGAGCCCGCCATGAAGACGCAGAGCGCGGCGCGGAAGACGTTGCGGGCGCCGTAGCGGTCGGCGGCCCAGCCCGAGATGGGGATGAAGATTGCGAGGCTGACGAGATAGGCGGTCAGCGCCAGCTTGAGGGCAATCGGATCGACGCCGAGGCTCGCCGCGATCGCCGGCAGCGCCGTGGCGATCACCGTCGAGTCGGTGTTCTCCATGAACAGGGCGGTGGCGACGACAAGGGGAACGATCTGGGCGGGACGCATCGGCAGGAAGAAGCGTGCGACGCGCCGAAGGGTTGCGCCACGGGGAGCGGGGGCGCCCCATCGTTTCGGTGGGGCGGCGGGATCGACTACCGGAGTGTTGCGGGATGAAACAACGTGGCTGAACGGTCACAGACCCGCGAGATCCGTGCGCAGGGGCCTGCGGAATCCTTCCGGGACCGCCACCTTACCGCTAGGCTTCCGCCCGAAAAGCGGTGCTGTCCGGCCTCGGTCGGATGCGTACCCCGCGCGCCCGACGGCGCCGGCCTCCCATCCCGCGAAAGAGCCTGATGCCCCTGCGGTCGTATCCTCGTTCCGGCTTGTCCCGCCTCGCGCTCGCCGCGGCCCTGCTCGCCGGCCTCGCCGGCTGCGGCGACGTGGTTCTCACCGACGGCGGCGCCCTCTCGCGCCGCGACCAGTTCGTGACCAGCGACGCGGTCGCCTCCGAGTCGAAGCTGTTCATCGACCCGACCTTGCCGCAGACCGTGCGCACCGTGCGGATCGTGCCGACCGTGTTCACCGAAGCCGTCTCCGGCCCCGGCCTGACGCCGGCCGAGCGGCGCGTGATCGCCAACGCCGCCGACCGGGCGCTCTGCTACGACCTGTCGCTGCGCTACGACATCGTGTCCTCGGGACGCGCCGACCTCACGGTGCGCTCGGCAATCACGCGGGTCGATGTCACCAACGTTCCGGGGGCGAGCGCGACCATCGGCGCCTCGGCGGCGATTTCCGTCGCCGCGCAGGTCGGCGTCGGATTCGCCAACACGATCGGCAAGGTGCCGGTGCCGCGGGTGCCGATCGGGCTGGGCAGCCTGA
Proteins encoded:
- a CDS encoding DUF3313 domain-containing protein — its product is MPLRSYPRSGLSRLALAAALLAGLAGCGDVVLTDGGALSRRDQFVTSDAVASESKLFIDPTLPQTVRTVRIVPTVFTEAVSGPGLTPAERRVIANAADRALCYDLSLRYDIVSSGRADLTVRSAITRVDVTNVPGASATIGASAAISVAAQVGVGFANTIGKVPVPRVPIGLGSLTIEAEALDARNRQRAAMIWAGAANSFTNQARFSAAGDAYDLAGEFGQDFGSYLATGKDPFKGELQLPTYDRIRITTLGEAPLDPDCEAFGRAPGVDGIIGDMFGLPPEWTDKGPGISTAR